TTCTACAAGGTGAAATTACAGGATTTTCAGGTTTAcaaattttgggaaaattggggtttCGGGTATTATCTCAGTTTCTATTGGAAAatcatatatttgaataaattataatatagtGATAACCATACCTTCATTTATGTTAAACTATATCCTTAGATCAAATGTTATGTGATTATTTatgtacccaaataagtgtgacaTGAGCTGGTATATTTGAAATGATTTGAGTTGTGAAATGTTGAGGAACCGTGgttccaaattgttttcaggAAACTGTGGAAAACTAATGCTGGTTAAATGTCTAGGTTCTATGTGATGATTGTTACTTCACTACCGATGATTCGAGACATCCGGTTGAATTTCAATGGGTCTCAAATCCGGTTTTAATTTTGATGAGTCGAAACATCTAGTTTAATACCGATGAGTCGAGACATTCAGTTTAATTCCGACATGGACAAGTGTTGTAATTCGATTTTAATTCCGATGAGTCGAGACATCTGGTTTAATACGATGAGTCGAGACATCTGGTTTAATTCCGATGTGGACAAGTGTTGTAATCCGATTTAATTTACAATGTGGACAAGTGTTTGTGAACATATTGGAATTGCAAAATGTTATGCTTtaatgttgaaataacactcttATGCTCAcactgtaacgtccctcaatttctaaacataaaatgtcacataatagataaaatggtcaacccgaactcgtgggtaacggggacacctgtcaatcacagcggaagcctaagcagcagtaaaataaaatctcaatcattcaaccatgaaacataataccagagctatttacattcccaaaatactatatttatttacaatctttcaaaaagtcaaaaatgacactaggaccttacaacaaaaatctcatagtcctagttcaacgcttacccttctagtagggaagctccactcactcaacgacGGCCTTGAACatttagtaagggaaaataaactaaatatagctgtgtggcaacatgaacatttaaagtgcttatatatatacagtacatttaaTAACTTTGgcaataatcataatatcatactggataatcatgtactttcatatttgctaataaatcataacatacataagcatctgttataactgtaatactaaaaatctacccaggatgaatagctagcaatgtcatgtattaccccctatgacgggttgtgcagcccgaaggcgggacctgacaatggctggtcgaccattaccgaatcaaatatgtctgtaagtatgatgggccctccacaccctggtccgaactgctaggtggatgtccacactctactgaaagccacatcgactatccatctcccatcccctcgtgggatggttagcactaatctgacgtagatatctgatctacatatatagctacggtaccgagccctgaactgaactatactaacatcctggttgtaataaaatataatacataaacatacataacatcatcatgacctcatgccgaaaacatagatacggcctcgtgccgaaatcataggTACGGCGTCGTgtcgaaatcataaatacatggcctcgtgccaaaatcgtaaatacggcctcgtgctgataatataaatacatggtctcgcgccaaaatcgtaaatacggcctcgtgccgataatataaatacatggcctcgcaccaataacataaatacgtttcaggtatttacattctgaaaataactcattttcatatattcgtcaaacttagtataacataactcatattttcaaaatacctggaaATATGCTTGCTTGTGAAATCATTCATATcttgattcacttcacataaaaaaaataatgttcatgccacacaaatgccgtttaaagtcatgcttcatattctcaaaatcatcatttctggcatcttatacatacatatacattttaatcataatagcagtattttccaaacatacatttcatctataatatacaagTATAACATTTGTTTTTCTGGatataaatttactcataatcaataataaattgcgtggaaaataattgctttaatttattcccttacctgactactgagaatgcccccaaaatatcctaggctaacccccgtatgtcttcctgatcaataccctgaaattcaaaactcccagtattaaacatcagtattttcatgcgtacgtcaatttctataactaccataaagtctaatttgacttaaaaagccttacctcaactctgggatgatttccaactttgtttccccaatgatccgctccggcaaacttgtagggaatttcgccaggagcgtcgtggtagcctcagatcttcgatccggcgtaaaactagcccaaaatcgaagagagagagtgagagggtcGAAGAGGTGAGAGAGAGTGTGGAAAGGAAGCTTAGAATGacataaaaatcggatttttcatatatatagatagtagaattcgttgacgagcccgatcttcgtcgacgagttcttcataaatttcgttgatgagaccctgtattcgtcgacgaaattcaggctacctcaaaacccctctcggtattttctcgtcgacgaggccgtGTGTTTGTTaacgaaatccttaaagccttcatcgacgaaaccctatgttcgtcgacgaagtttggcaacttccttctttatttttgtttccattcccctttcttttatcatttaaattccattttaaattcgggtcattacatcctcccctccttataaaatttcgtcatcgaaatttactattcatgtaattcatcatcccttatgaggcaaaaatggtctacttattttattattcaccctcacttgtggcggaggaataccgtggttacaactcaagttttgggagattacatatatcaaaagaaaattcctcccaaaactaaaatatctcaTGCTATCTAAACATTACATATACCTGTACAAAACATTACATATTTTGCTTacatttctaattacatttaagctTCTAGGAATAGTTGCGGATACCTTTGTCTCATCTGCTCTTCagactcctaagaagcctcttctaccgcatgattcctccacaaaacttttacttgaggaatcttcttattacgtaactcctgtacttttcTATCCAAAATACGTACTGGTATCTTctcataccccagtgaatcactaagttccaactcatcataactgacaatatgagaaggatctgagacgtattttctcaacatcgATACGTGGAACACGTTGATCGCGAGCCACAGAGCGTTATTTAGGGGGTTTTTGTGGTTCATTTGATATTCGATCGAAGATCTGCTTTGTTTGATCTGCTATGCGCCAAGCTGTGACTTTGCTAGCTGACGAAACATTGATCACCTGTTAATAAATGAATCAATCTAAACCCAAATCTGTTTAATTCTATCCTTCCGCTGCTAAGAATTGTATGCCTTTGTTAAATCGTCCAGCCGAGCGGGCCTGTGGCAAGAGTGGGCCTGGATGTCAGTTCCATGTGCATGGGCCTACAATTGATAACAAACTTTTCGGCCCATGATGATCCCAATTGTCATCACAGATCGCTTTTGTAAAccgagaagggagagagagagggagagatccAGAAATAATTTCAGACACCTTGATTGAGGTCCGTAACACGCCAAACTTCCCGCCATTTCATCCCTCAAGATCGTAGCTTCTCCTCCACCTTACAGTCgcgctcttcttcttcttctttttctcatgTGAAATGGAGAAGCCATGAATGCGGAGAAGAGAACGCTGAAGAGAAAGGCTCTCGCCGATTGCACCAACACCGTCGCTTCTCGCCCCTCCTCCGTCTCCTCCTCCTCAAAAGTACCGCCCTCTCTTCTCAATCCCTCTAAGCCCCCTCCTCTCACGTTGCCCGATGCCATCAACCTTGACGCTCCCATTGCCTCCTTCATCAATGCTCGAAACCCTAGCACTTCTCGACGCCGCACTTGTACTTCTACCTCTGGTAATTTCCCCTATCCATTTGTTGTTTCTCTGCCTCTTGTTAGCCGAATCGAATTGTTGTTGATCGTCTAACCCTAGGTACCCTATTTGTTTGCTTATTAAAAAAACTTCGGAACGATCGTTTTCTTTGTGATTTAACATTGTAATGTGATTTTCGTGATTATTGTGAGAACTAAATGTTGTTTTATATTCTGACGTTTGGGTCACGGATTTATCGCTTCTCGTGGATTAATGCTTAAATAACCCTAGCATCATTCTCTTACACGTTACGCAGAATAGGATTAGTACGCTGATTATTGTGCGattgttgaaaaaaaatttattgcttCTCCACCCGTATGCAATATCAGTTATAGTTATCTAAAAATTAAGCTGCGGCTGAATCTCGTCAGTCTATGTACAGGGTGATAAAGTTTGTTAAGGGGAGTCTGTAACGATGGTAATGTAAGTGTAATGGTCTTGTTCTTTGTGCACCATTGTCATTTACTTTCAATTCATGGTATAATTTTAGGACTGCTGAATACATTTGTTGTTTTAATTTCTGGGGATCTTTTATTATATAAATGTTAGTCTCCGACATATTTGAGCCTCTTACAGCATTCAGCCAGAGAGAGAGTGcaaaggaaataaaaaagaagagGACACTGAATGAAACTGTTGAATGCATAGATGCCGAAGACTCTTCTATTCCACATCTACCACTAGAATCTTCACATAATCCTCCCTCAGGTGATTTTCCCGctattttctgtttctattgCCTTAACCAAATCCAATTGTTGATATGGAAATCATGGATTCTCTTTTCTATTTGATTGTGGTAATTATTCAAAGAGAttatttcatttatattttcaCATGTAGGTTACTGATTTCTTTCTTCTTGCTGAATGCTCAATTACTGTGGTATTAGTCTATTACACATTACTTAGGAATTCTATGGGGGTCACAGATGGACTTTATGAGAGAAATATTGAATTGAAAAAGTACTGATAATATGTAGTGAATTTGAAAAGTGTTGAAAGTCATAAATAAGTACTCATCAAATAAGTGATGTTTGCATAGTCACTTCTAGCtatgaaaaaattatatatgctgtataaatttattataatattattatgatcATAATGATATTTCaacatataattaatatattataatatgcagtaaaaaataatatatgataaattatgttagtacttagtaataatattattaacaaaaaaattttaaattaaaatttttgattgacatttaaattatcatttttaattaacaattcaAACATTGTCTAAATAACATTTAAATGgcattttaaattaatattttgaaattgacATTTAGAATATTACCTTCTGCAATATTAACAGGAATTATATGTTGAAATTTGATgcagtaataattttttttcaaagtaaTTATACCCTAcgtttgggagcatggaattgGGGCCTTGGATTTCGATAAAACATGGTACAAAATATTGACTttcttccaaatccacacaaatccaaattcaagtccCAAAATATTACCTTGTTAATGaatattataacatataattaaaaataattaaaatttaaagaattaaaatgttaatattttaattgaattattatatgttaaataaaaattttaattactgTTAATTATATTTTGTTAGTTACTGTTGATTTTCAATTAACAGCCATTAGTAGCAACTACTGAATTAGCTAACAGTAATAGAATATAAGTAGCTGCAATTAACAGCAATTACATGGTAAGTTGTTaacatttttaattcaaaaaatgtaATGAATCTGATAATCATGCATATTAACAAATCtaatttctattaaaaaaaatgatgatagTAACAAATATGTTTGCCAGATTATACCACACAGAGATCGGGGGTGGAAGAGGCACTGGCTGGCGAGGGCAGATGGCAAGGAAATAAAACTAATTACGAACATTGTTAAGATGTCACTGAAATAAATTTTAGTGCCTCAAGGATTTTAAGTTTCAGACTCAATGGTGGTTCTGAATGCTATGTTTTTGTCATAATTTGCTTTGATTCCTTTTTGTTTTATTTCAGATGAACATTTTGTGTTTCAAATCCTGgggattatttatttatttatttatccttGTGGGGGAAGTGCAGAGTTCTctagctttattattattattattattactgttccTTGAATTAGAGTACCTATGATTGTGACATATTATAGCTATTTACAGCATGCAATCAAAGCCAGACTGCTgaggaaataaaaaataagggaAAGACAATGGTTGAACCCTTTGAACCCATCAATGGCCCCTCTACTCCTCATGGACAGCCAGAATCTTCATATAATCTGGGGAAGACAGTGAATGAACCCCTTGAACCCATCAATGGCCCCTCTACCCCTCATGTAGAATTGGAATCTTCATATAATCAAGGTATGTTTGCTCTCTTTTCTTGTTTGTCTTAACTTTGTCAATTATTCTGGACTTTAACCCTAGCGGGATTCCTGATTTGATCCAGACTTTAAGCCTATGTTGCATCATATTTTAACGTTTGATCAATGTTTCACTTGCTTCTCTTGGAATATTTAACCTTTTGGTGTCTTTGGAGATAATTACCTTTTAATTATTATGATCATGTTTGAGACATATTTGTGCTTATAGTTGATACAATTCTCTTTGATGTTTGGATGTCGAGATTATTGTTCTCCATATTTAATATTGGGTACACAAAGTCTTTAAGATGCAAATGAAGTTGTTGTTACCTTTTGTTTAGagatcaatgttttaaaaggccaAGGTGTAAGGCGATGCATTTTAATCCTTAAGAGGTGaggtgtaagccttttgagaattttttaaagataaaaatatgtaaatagattgtatatattttaaaaataagggaAAAgtaagaaaatcaaaaatataatgtaaaaaataaaaattatatttactttgcaaactacttgtggGCCATTAAAAACTTGCTAACTTAAATACATAACATAAATCATGACCAGAGATAACTATACTATTATAATGTTCAAACTATTTTAATGATCTAAAATGCAactcagttattttggaaagattgaggttcaagagttttataaatcaactcatattatgaatTTACTGCATTCCTTTTATACAAATATGTAGTTAAAGTTTGTtaaccaaatctaacttgagaatcacacacctaaaatgcataagcctcaactacAAAGGTGCAAAAGGCATGCTTTTTAtgaaaatgcataagcctcaacatataatgcgttagcctttttggaatttggaatttagattgagcctcaaagCACtataggcatgccttgccttgaggctaGCCTtcattgagccttttaaaacactggtttGGATTATAATTTTCATTTGGAGCTAGTCAAATATCTTATGCCTTATTTCATTGTTTCAGAAGACTTGTTCTTGTGAGAATGAAACTTTTATAGTGCCTAACTACTTTGCCATTTATGTGTTTATGCCTAATGATTTGGCCCCTAATTTGCACAATGTAGTCATTTCATCTGATTCATAATGTATTCAAAGCTAGTGAGTTAAATGTTTATTCTGATGCCCAAATTTTACCTAAGGTACTGCTGATTCTGTGGTCCTCAAGTCTTCCATACTTTACAGTCGAAGGCAGCCTGCAGGGAAAAGGAAGACCACAGGGAAGGCAGTGGCTGTAACTATGAGTGCCCCTCCCATGAAGAGGATCAACAGGActgggtctctctctctctctctctctctctcatacactcgcgcacacacacacacacagagtttTCCTCTACTTGGTCATTTTGTCTGATGTCGGCTTTACAATCTTTGAAGAGAAAAAAAGACCGATGTTTATAAATTCTTTTTTAAAGAGATAAGATGTTGGGACTTGGACTGATGACttctttataaatattttgagGGCCTTAAATTATGTTTGTCTGTGCATATATAATTATTTGAGATAGGTCTCTACTCTGTTTTTGTcttcccaaaatgatttttgaggGATCCAACCTTTTGCGTGTGATAGTGTATCTGTGACTCTGTGTGATGCTGTTGCAGGCTTGATGCAGTGTATGGACTTGTGCTGTCTTCTCTACATGCTTCATCAATATATGAATTTGTTAGTGGAGTTGATAGGATGTTcatattttaaagaaaacaagCTTCTTTTTGTAAAATTGTTGATGTCTGTATGTCACTGGCTTATGCATCTGCATTGGATTTTGACTAGAACCCTTGTCTGAGGCAGAGGAAATATGCTGTGACCTTTTTCCCTTTCTCCTGATATTTTATCAGGAATCATTTTGTCTGAATGCCCTGGAGAATTGAGCACAAAGTTGAGCTCAATCAACATTGACTTGCAAACTCTTGATCATTGAAACTTAGGGCTTTTAAAATTGGATTCACATGCTTTCCCCTTGTCCAAAAACTTGCCAGTTGTAATAGTGTGTAATTTTTGAActaataagttttaaaaattttggatATAAATTCTTCTGTTTCTTATTTTATCTCCGCATGTGTGACTCTTTCTGTTGAAATCTTGTTTTTTGCCCTGTTGTATGCTTTTGTGCCTGATATTCTATTCTTCATGTATGCCTGCCGTTTCTCTAAATGTTATTTTGTTAAGTATCTTCTTTTTGCTTCTAATAGGGTCAAACTTAACGAAGCTGGGGAAACTCGTTTATCCAAGTCATGCACAGTTCGTTGGCAAAAACATAAGAAGGTATGTTTAAGACTTTATTTAGTcttaattttctttttgtttaaggtATAGAACTACACTTTTTTTTAACTTGCCCTGGGAGTGCATGTGCTCCagctttttctaaaattttctactTATTTTGAAGAAGTATTTGTAGAGAAAATGAATAGGGCTTAAAGGGTGATTGAATTTGATTAGAAGAGCAGTTATGATTAATTATAAGAGCAATTTGGGGTTGTTATGGGTGGTTTTTGGGGTATTTTGGGAGAATTATTGGTAGTTAGTCTAAAAACTAGACCTAGAAAGGTGAATCCCTTTACTGTTATtagagattaaaaaaaaaggcTTTTTTACCCTGCACCTTGAGCATAAGAAAAACTTCTCACTCAAGGTTGTGCATTTTTTTTGAAGTTGCTGAGCTTGGGAATATTGTgaatcagattttttttttagtgGCTAGAACACATcgtttaataaaattcttttattttaatGCCAACAATGGAGTGCCTGATAGTTCAAAGTGTATTAATATGAATGCTATAATTCTCGCTGTTTAAATTTGTATGATGCCATGTACTCTTTATGAAATCCTGTACTGATGATTGTTAACCCTTCATAtgctgattatttttattatcattgctATTCTTGCCAGAAACTGGATTCCTGGCAGCCTGAGGAAGGGGTTTCTGAACCTGCCTTACCACGAGACTTTATAGAGAAGCAGAGAGCTTACTTTGCAGAGGTTGATGCATTTAAACTGCCAGTGGAAGAAGTTTCTGATAGTGAGTTGGAGTAAATACAATAGGAAGGTAGTTTTATACTTCAAATGGATGGTATGGTGGTAAGGTGCCATGTCCCCTTTGACACCTACTGTATAGTTTCAATAGCATGCTCCAGGAATTATATGGGGGAAAAAAAAACTCACCTATCATATTGTTAAGTGGTTTGTAATGTTTTCTCCATGCGGAGTGTAGTGTACATGGGGTGttgtaattttcaaaaaaaatgaaGTTGATTCTTTCAACACAAAACAATTGATTGATTCCCCAAGTTGATCAAATTATGAGGCGCTTCCCCCCAACCAAGCTGGTTGGTAATGTGTTGAGATTTGATTCTTTACGTGGCAGTTTGGATGTGTTCTGATTTCCTGTCTGCAAGGTCTAAGCATCTTGCAAATGAAGAATAATCCCAATTAAGCCTTATTCATGCATCACTAGGGGGATGAATCAGACCATTTGATTTAAGTGCAAACCAACAAGGAAAGGAGGAACTGAAGAAAGTGTCGGTCAATTTGAGCGTTACGGTTGAACTATTGAGTTAGAGACCTTATGTGATGTTTCAAAATCTAACCACTTAAGTCAGGAACATGgttttttattgtgttttttaGCATTTAGTTTCTGTGGGGTAGGCTATAAATTTGATTGCACTGAAAATTCCACTCCTGCTTCATGAATACCGCATAagataattttgaatttttgctgccGTCATTGAATGTAATTTAGAACCATGCATCCACCTTTCTTGTATTAATAATCATTAATCCAGTAAGATGGATCGATTTCTAGTTGCTCCATACGCCACTGACAACATGGTTGATTGCGGACAATAGTTGGCATATGGATCATCCTGGTCTTGCTTATGGCCAGTGAAAGGCAGACTATTTTTGGAATAGACAAGTTAACTAAAGCAccccttaatatatatatatatataaatataatgctCCACTCTAATACTAATTCCTCGAAGCCAGCTAGTTGACTCTGCTGCAGTGGAGTCTGATCTGTCCCTGGGTTCCAGTGAGGGGCTTGATGTTGCCCATTTTGACCATGGCTCTGGCGAAGTCTTTGAAGAATGCATGAGGGTCGCAAGCATATTTTTTGACTAGACAATCAGCTGAGGTGCTACTGCCATTGAAGAGCTCCTGGTCAGAATGGAGAAGACCCTTACTTGCTACTAAATTCTCAAAGTAGAAATTATCAAAATGGGTTGGGGTTTGGATGTCCAGGCGTTCAAGCTCGTTGTCGTTTCCACTCATTGGGCAGTTGCGCTTCAAAGATCTGGCGAAGGAGGCATCAATGTTGGAGTCATTGTAAATACGTCCTCGGAATGATGTGCACCTTGCCTGCCCTATGGTGTGACTACCTGAAATTTACCAACGCCAACGCTAAAAGCTTATATCAATTACGCGCAAATTTACAGGAAAAAAAAACTGTTATTTCTTTGTGCCGAAATTGTATTTCTAGGGTGTTAAATTTTGGGATAATCTTCACCCATATTCTGATATTCACAGCTCTACTGAATGGTataattttccttctcttctaTACTACTACTATAAAGGAGATTGTCCTATTTTATGTTatctttttaaaattcaaaattgatcTCATATGGTTATGGTctgtttggatcaaagattttgacggaggaaaagaaaggaaaacatgaaggaaatttattttctattatattttatctttataccaaataatattaaaaataaaaatttgttctaatataattaaaaattaataaaaatcaaatattaaggatgtgtaaaaataaaattttatttattaatttggtatatttttttatttatttttcttattttctttataaccaaatataaaaaagTGAATTCCtccatattttcctttctttaccCTCTCATTTTCCAAGTTCCAAGCAGGAGGTGTAAGTTGTAAAAAATACATTATAATTCACGTTTAACCATTCCTAAAAATTGAGAAATAGTTTTCCTTCTACTTTAACCTTTTTCCAAAAATGCCTTTATAATCCATGTTTAACGATttctaaaaaattgaaaaatagtttttCTTCTCTTTAACGTTCGTCTAAGTACGGGTGGAATAGCTTGTTGTGGGGGGTGCAAAATGTGGCAGCGGCGTTCAGTTTCTAAAATGtccttatattatttaatttattattattattttataaatttttataaatattaaaaaatagatAAACTGTGAGGCACGCATTATTATGAATAGTGGATAATAAATTACATTGCTCAAACAATGAAACCTTACCCGACTAGTGGGTACTAAATTATATTGCTCAAACAATTAAACCTTGCCCTTTGTATGAGATAAGGTATATGCATACCTGAAAGAGCCACCAGGTCCTTTAGTGCAAGACCTTGTGCAGAAAAGCTTGAAATGAGAGCAGTTAAATTCAAAGTAGGAGCGGGGATGAAGGTGTTGGCAGCACTTCTATTGGCTGTGGTAGAATCTCTTCTTCCCAATGGTACTGTCCACGATGGCCCTCCCAACTGCAGGCTCCACATTCAATTATTTAAACTGGACTAATATATTTTAATTGAATGATAAgtttaaaaaaaagtaaaaatatttcCATTGAGTTTATGAGCTAAGCACTTCATTATTgctattataatttttattttttgggaaaatgatGCATGGAACTTACATAAACAACAGAGTCCCGAGCAGCTATGGCAAGAATATCAGCACAAGACACCACGCCCGGGCATGCCTTCTCTAACTGAGCTTTTATATCATCCACAACATGGAACCCTCTGATCGAATTGTTATTAGGATTTGCGGTTTGCTCCCCTATGAACTTGTCCGTGTCGTTCAATAAAATCGACCCATCACACCCCTTTATTAATTTCATTCATTGCAAAATTCTAATTGGTTAGTACGTTCTAAGCTCAATTTTATGTTTACGAACATGCACATGTGCGCTAACGCATGCTCAATTAATGAGAATGCAGGTGATTTAAACAGAAACTGAGAGATGATAGTGAGTCACGCTCACATTTACAAAGCAGTCATGGAAATGCAAGCGGAGGAGAGAGGCGCCTATACGTGCCTCCTTCTGAATGGCAGCGACCACCACAGACTGAACAATGGAGGGGGCTTGTGAGCAGGAGGAGGAGTAGTAATGTGGAGAGAGCTTACTGTGGACTATTTGGAGGGACGAAAAAGCAGCAGCGAAGAGGACGGCAAGGTGGATCAATGAGTTATTGCCACGATAATAATTATAAGCTGCCCCCATGATCTATATTGGTGGATGACGTTAGAAATGGAAATGCTGAGAGAGAATCAAAGAGGATTTCAGAGAAAAGGAGGGCAAGAATGCTCTCTGTATTTCTGTATATATTTCAGTAAGTGCACAGTTGTGTGCTCATATGCAATTGCCAAAGAATATTTTTAACTAATTGAGAAAATACAATACTGCCCTTTATATACAGTTCGGCAAGGAAGAAGAGCAACTAATTGAgggaataataaaaaaagaatatGGAAACGGAAAGAACTTTTGAAGGCAAAGCCTTGGTCATGGTGTCAGCAAGTTCAGCAAAGCTAGGGACATAATGAGTGCAGAGGCTTCCATCTTAGATTTTGTCACGAATTAAATGGCAATCGAGTTCGATATGTTTTGTTCTTTCGTGGAAAACAGGGTTCGCAGCAATGTGGAGGGCAGTTTGATTATCGAAGTGAAGTATAGCTGCCTGAGGATGAGGAACTTGAAGAGCA
The sequence above is a segment of the Malania oleifera isolate guangnan ecotype guangnan chromosome 8, ASM2987363v1, whole genome shotgun sequence genome. Coding sequences within it:
- the LOC131161638 gene encoding uncharacterized protein LOC131161638 — encoded protein: MNAEKRTLKRKALADCTNTVASRPSSVSSSSKVPPSLLNPSKPPPLTLPDAINLDAPIASFINARNPSTSRRRTCTSTSAFSQRESAKEIKKKRTLNETVECIDAEDSSIPHLPLESSHNPPSACNQSQTAEEIKNKGKTMVEPFEPINGPSTPHGQPESSYNLGKTVNEPLEPINGPSTPHVELESSYNQGTADSVVLKSSILYSRRQPAGKRKTTGKAVAVTMSAPPMKRINRTGVKLNEAGETRLSKSCTVRWQKHKKKLDSWQPEEGVSEPALPRDFIEKQRAYFAEVDAFKLPVEEVSDSELE
- the LOC131161637 gene encoding peroxidase P7-like, which encodes MGAAYNYYRGNNSLIHLAVLFAAAFSSLQIVHSKLSPHYYSSSCSQAPSIVQSVVVAAIQKEARIGASLLRLHFHDCFVNGCDGSILLNDTDKFIGEQTANPNNNSIRGFHVVDDIKAQLEKACPGVVSCADILAIAARDSVVYLGGPSWTVPLGRRDSTTANRSAANTFIPAPTLNLTALISSFSAQGLALKDLVALSGSHTIGQARCTSFRGRIYNDSNIDASFARSLKRNCPMSGNDNELERLDIQTPTHFDNFYFENLVASKGLLHSDQELFNGSSTSADCLVKKYACDPHAFFKDFARAMVKMGNIKPLTGTQGQIRLHCSRVN